In Kitasatospora sp. NA04385, a single genomic region encodes these proteins:
- a CDS encoding DUF6099 family protein, with the protein MHALRLIKTVRHALAEARTTGDILHEAWQTGLLTEAVGARVADHDGEALATLGQQLCEAGAHTASCLRQPPEPGLDDLPGGPVGVYPEWSGPTLVERFSALGELEPVLAELALLLEEANESLVVLACGAETESLYWSCIDGLDAGSECRDLVAELLREQRRMTGARAPDGEPGEGPEPGAPGAPGEVSPAGPARREEPRLVIPLGPPVPAACGAQPRGEPSAGVSCPPRAGEERRSESSPARSVLIEASSSCICSSSDFGPAGAPPAAAAAVGGSVEGSDMRGPLQLGGAV; encoded by the coding sequence GTGCACGCGCTGCGACTGATCAAGACCGTCCGGCACGCCCTGGCCGAGGCCCGGACGACCGGAGACATCCTGCACGAGGCCTGGCAGACCGGGCTGCTCACCGAAGCGGTCGGCGCCCGGGTCGCCGACCACGACGGGGAGGCGTTGGCCACCCTCGGGCAGCAACTCTGCGAGGCCGGCGCGCACACCGCGAGCTGCCTGCGCCAGCCACCCGAACCCGGCCTGGACGACCTGCCCGGCGGCCCGGTCGGCGTGTACCCGGAGTGGTCCGGGCCGACGCTGGTCGAGCGGTTCAGTGCGCTCGGCGAGCTGGAACCGGTGCTGGCCGAACTCGCCCTGCTGCTGGAGGAGGCGAACGAGAGCCTGGTGGTGCTCGCCTGCGGGGCGGAGACCGAGAGCCTGTACTGGAGCTGCATCGACGGGCTCGACGCCGGCTCCGAGTGCCGCGACCTGGTGGCCGAACTCCTGCGCGAGCAGCGGAGGATGACGGGTGCGCGGGCCCCGGACGGCGAGCCGGGGGAGGGGCCGGAACCGGGGGCGCCGGGGGCGCCGGGCGAGGTGTCGCCGGCGGGTCCGGCCCGGCGGGAGGAGCCGAGGCTCGTGATCCCGCTGGGCCCGCCGGTCCCGGCGGCGTGCGGCGCTCAGCCGCGGGGCGAGCCGTCCGCCGGGGTGTCCTGCCCGCCGCGGGCGGGCGAGGAGCGCAGGTCGGAGTCGAGTCCGGCCAGGTCGGTGTTGATCGAGGCGAGCAGTTCCTGCATCTGCTCCAGCAGCGACTTCGGACCGGCGGGCGCGCCGCCCGCGGCGGCGGCCGCGGTGGGCGGCTCGGTCGAGGGCTCGGACATGAGGGGGCCCCTCCAACTCGGTGGTGCGGTGTGA
- a CDS encoding nucleotide pyrophosphohydrolase, with protein MSDEVEPAVPDAELTVPELQRRLAEFAAVRSWQQYHTPKNLASALTVEAGELLEVFQWLTPEQAAEVMSDADSAHRVRDEVADVLAYLLQLCTVLEVDPLRALAEKIERNESRFPVP; from the coding sequence ATGAGCGACGAAGTGGAGCCGGCCGTGCCGGACGCTGAACTGACGGTGCCCGAACTGCAGCGGCGGCTGGCCGAGTTCGCGGCCGTCCGGAGCTGGCAGCAGTACCACACCCCGAAGAACCTGGCCTCGGCGCTGACCGTCGAGGCCGGCGAACTGCTGGAGGTCTTCCAGTGGTTGACGCCCGAGCAGGCCGCCGAGGTGATGTCGGACGCGGACTCGGCGCACCGGGTCCGCGACGAGGTGGCCGACGTGCTGGCCTACCTGCTGCAACTGTGCACCGTGCTGGAGGTGGACCCGCTGCGGGCGCTGGCGGAGAAGATCGAGCGCAACGAGAGCAGGTTCCCGGTGCCCTAG
- a CDS encoding AAA family ATPase, translated as MPTASAPTVKRPTVEELRLTSFKSYRRAVLPMSPLTVLHGPSGAGKSNALDALSVLSRLALGEEIRPSLDGVGGARGPLAVPVRGGLSGCVPHGRNAIILGCTVRSCVGTIRLEVVVRTDGRVRIAREWLTLDGRTLMETGEQDLTRGRVNVTWHNDSRQGDIRAPLPSGSLVTAQLPLRVAGSSNGERKVLAAAEQVLTALREVFALHPVPAAMRGWGRPERQARLLGTAANISAVLDRLEHECPRRWARLLRAVQAAAPHPLLGLGVARRGDGDRQRLLAVFDEGVLGRTGADQAADGMLRLLAFAAVLLTGAAVLDVDPATEVPDAHRQLVLLAEDLGAGLAADQIAALLRLAREVTGKGDIRLLATLQEPGPALGPDGVELVECRRDPATGHSLLRCTDPAARVPAQGAARGEGAVVDLGE; from the coding sequence GTGCCGACGGCTTCCGCGCCGACGGTCAAGCGCCCCACCGTCGAGGAACTGCGGCTGACCTCCTTCAAGTCGTACCGGCGGGCCGTCCTGCCGATGTCGCCGCTGACCGTGCTGCACGGGCCGTCCGGGGCGGGAAAGTCCAACGCGCTGGACGCGCTGAGCGTGCTCTCCCGGCTCGCCCTCGGCGAGGAGATCAGGCCGTCCCTGGACGGCGTCGGCGGCGCGCGCGGCCCGCTGGCCGTCCCGGTGCGCGGCGGGCTGTCCGGCTGCGTCCCGCACGGGCGCAACGCGATCATCCTGGGCTGCACCGTGCGCTCCTGCGTCGGGACGATCCGGCTGGAAGTGGTGGTGCGCACCGACGGGCGCGTCCGGATCGCCCGCGAGTGGCTCACCCTGGACGGCCGCACCCTGATGGAGACCGGCGAGCAGGACCTCACCCGCGGCCGGGTCAACGTCACCTGGCACAACGACTCCCGGCAGGGCGACATCCGCGCCCCGCTGCCCAGCGGCAGCCTGGTCACCGCCCAACTGCCGCTGCGGGTCGCCGGGTCCTCCAACGGCGAGCGCAAGGTGCTGGCCGCCGCCGAACAGGTGCTCACCGCGCTGCGCGAGGTGTTCGCGCTGCACCCCGTGCCGGCCGCGATGCGCGGCTGGGGCCGGCCCGAACGGCAGGCCAGGCTGCTCGGCACCGCCGCCAACATCTCCGCCGTGCTCGACCGGCTGGAGCACGAGTGCCCGCGCCGCTGGGCCCGCCTGCTGCGCGCCGTCCAGGCCGCCGCCCCGCACCCGCTGCTCGGCCTCGGCGTCGCCCGCCGCGGCGACGGCGACCGGCAGCGGCTGCTCGCGGTCTTCGACGAGGGCGTGCTCGGCCGCACCGGCGCCGACCAGGCCGCCGACGGCATGCTGCGGCTGCTCGCCTTCGCCGCCGTCCTGCTCACCGGCGCCGCCGTCCTCGACGTCGATCCCGCCACCGAAGTGCCGGACGCGCACCGGCAGTTGGTACTGCTCGCCGAGGACCTCGGGGCGGGCCTGGCGGCCGACCAGATCGCCGCCCTGCTGCGGCTGGCCCGCGAGGTCACCGGCAAGGGCGACATCCGGCTGCTCGCCACGCTCCAGGAACCGGGCCCCGCGCTCGGCCCGGACGGCGTCGAACTGGTCGAGTGCCGACGCGATCCGGCCACCGGCCACAGCCTGCTGCGCTGCACCGACCCCGCCGCCCGGGTGCCGGCGCAGGGCGCGGCGCGCGGCGAGGGCGCGGTGGTAGACCTGGGGGAATGA
- a CDS encoding putative RNA methyltransferase has protein sequence MLQDIEPYLVCPHCARPLALEARTLRCADGHGFDQARQGYVSLLAGDAKQGTADTAEMVAARSDFLAAGHYAPLERALAAAAADVATRSGLVADLGAGTGHYLARVLEARPGAAGAALDLSKYALRRAAKAHPRIGAVVCDAWRPLPLRDAAADVLLNVFAPRNGPEMRRVLRPGGRLLVAAPTSRHLRELVGALGLLSVDEDKDRRIGQKLGPWFAPVERTEVEFALRLSRADAAAVVGMGPSAWHTDPAALAAALAALPEPVEVTGSVLVTAYG, from the coding sequence TTGCTGCAGGACATCGAGCCCTACCTGGTCTGCCCGCACTGCGCCCGCCCGCTGGCGCTGGAGGCCCGCACCCTGCGCTGCGCGGACGGACACGGCTTCGACCAGGCCCGGCAGGGCTACGTGAGCCTGCTGGCCGGGGACGCCAAGCAGGGCACCGCCGACACCGCCGAGATGGTCGCGGCCCGCAGCGACTTCCTGGCGGCCGGCCACTACGCCCCGCTGGAACGGGCGCTGGCCGCCGCCGCGGCCGACGTCGCGACGCGGAGCGGACTGGTCGCGGACCTCGGCGCGGGCACCGGCCACTACCTGGCCCGGGTGCTGGAGGCCCGGCCGGGCGCGGCGGGCGCGGCGCTCGACCTGTCCAAGTACGCGCTGCGCCGCGCCGCGAAGGCGCACCCGCGGATCGGCGCGGTGGTCTGCGACGCCTGGCGGCCGCTGCCGCTGCGGGACGCCGCCGCGGACGTGCTGCTGAACGTGTTCGCGCCGCGCAACGGCCCCGAGATGCGGCGGGTGCTGCGCCCCGGCGGGCGGCTGCTGGTGGCCGCCCCGACCTCCCGCCACCTGCGGGAACTGGTGGGCGCGCTGGGCCTGCTGTCGGTGGACGAGGACAAGGACCGGCGGATCGGGCAGAAGCTCGGCCCGTGGTTCGCGCCGGTGGAGCGCACCGAGGTGGAGTTCGCGCTGCGGCTGTCGCGGGCGGACGCCGCCGCCGTGGTCGGCATGGGCCCGAGCGCCTGGCACACCGACCCGGCCGCGCTGGCCGCCGCGCTGGCGGCGCTGCCCGAACCGGTGGAGGTCACCGGCTCGGTGCTGGTCACCGCGTACGGGTGA
- a CDS encoding toxin-antitoxin system HicB family antitoxin — protein MAKKQLNVRVDATTAEMARERAEQQGISMNQYIERLVQQDMGEAGRNFVDAAAQFMKEHEAVFLAEFGSPGELQDVRR, from the coding sequence ATGGCCAAGAAGCAGCTGAACGTCAGGGTGGACGCGACCACCGCCGAGATGGCCCGCGAGCGGGCGGAGCAGCAGGGGATCAGCATGAACCAGTACATCGAACGGCTGGTGCAGCAGGACATGGGCGAGGCCGGGCGCAACTTCGTGGACGCCGCGGCGCAGTTCATGAAGGAGCACGAGGCGGTGTTCCTCGCCGAGTTCGGGTCGCCCGGCGAACTCCAGGACGTGCGCCGTTGA
- a CDS encoding DUF397 domain-containing protein, whose amino-acid sequence MTDFRNGMRADAIDSACAGPWIKAKISEGQGQCAEAKDLPGSRVAVRQSTDPTGPALIFTRDEFAAFLTGAKAGEFDHLGAIV is encoded by the coding sequence GTGACCGATTTCCGGAACGGCATGCGGGCGGACGCCATCGACTCCGCCTGCGCGGGTCCCTGGATCAAGGCGAAGATCAGCGAAGGCCAGGGGCAGTGCGCGGAGGCCAAGGACCTCCCGGGGAGCCGGGTCGCCGTGCGGCAGAGCACCGATCCGACCGGCCCCGCACTGATCTTCACCCGCGACGAGTTCGCGGCCTTCCTGACCGGCGCCAAGGCGGGGGAATTCGACCACCTGGGTGCCATCGTTTAA
- a CDS encoding DUF5753 domain-containing protein, translating to MGENAPVLGGGTIPFPHQNAEGATWGIAATLLGGSLRALRNRDRTMTLRRLVELIHAKEPRASMSASKLSRIEVGDRRLHKADDIRPILDALKIEGSQREELMKLARDASVEGLSDVYRDVAPDWMGRLIELESRAKDLFSLETRAVPGLLQTEAYTRAVLPGSLPVRLRGNAERLAALRVARRERYLQAGPPRSVFYIKHTVLEDLVGSPRVMADQIRRLLEYTELPDIGVRVIPPGGDRLRWVSSMTRLVFHPGDGLPEIIYNEEHGRGKYYGPPEDAPATEGEPSEFNELMEVLQDAMVLAPGREESRQVLHRLLRGWEREA from the coding sequence ATGGGCGAGAATGCCCCGGTGCTCGGCGGTGGGACGATTCCTTTTCCGCACCAGAACGCCGAAGGGGCGACCTGGGGAATCGCGGCGACCCTGCTGGGCGGGTCGCTGAGGGCCCTTCGCAACCGGGACCGGACCATGACCCTGCGCAGGCTGGTCGAGCTGATCCACGCGAAGGAGCCGCGGGCCTCGATGTCCGCCTCGAAGCTCAGCCGGATCGAGGTCGGCGACCGGCGGCTGCACAAGGCCGACGACATCAGGCCGATCCTGGACGCCCTCAAGATCGAGGGGTCGCAGCGGGAGGAGCTGATGAAGCTCGCCCGGGACGCCTCCGTCGAGGGGCTCTCCGACGTCTACCGGGACGTCGCGCCGGACTGGATGGGCCGGCTGATCGAGCTGGAGTCCAGGGCGAAGGACCTGTTCTCGCTGGAGACCCGTGCCGTGCCCGGCCTCCTGCAGACCGAGGCCTACACCAGGGCCGTCCTGCCGGGCTCGCTGCCCGTGCGCCTGCGCGGCAACGCCGAGCGGCTCGCCGCCCTCCGGGTGGCCCGGCGCGAGCGGTATCTCCAGGCGGGCCCGCCGCGATCGGTGTTCTACATCAAGCACACCGTGCTGGAGGACCTGGTCGGTTCGCCGCGGGTCATGGCCGACCAGATCCGCCGGCTGCTGGAGTACACCGAACTGCCCGACATCGGCGTGCGCGTCATTCCGCCGGGCGGCGACCGGCTGCGCTGGGTGTCCTCCATGACCCGGCTGGTGTTCCACCCGGGCGACGGCTTACCGGAGATCATCTACAACGAGGAGCACGGCCGCGGCAAGTACTACGGCCCGCCGGAGGACGCACCGGCGACGGAGGGCGAGCCGAGCGAGTTCAACGAGTTGATGGAGGTCCTGCAGGACGCCATGGTCCTGGCCCCGGGTCGGGAGGAGAGCCGCCAGGTCCTGCACCGCCTGCTGCGGGGGTGGGAACGGGAGGCGTAG
- a CDS encoding SAM-dependent methyltransferase, with product MSESVWHEPVDVSVPSAARMYDWLLGGRNNFPSDRAACEQLLEIAPSTKELALNNRAFLRRVVREIAQRYGIRQFIDHGSGLPVQDNVHQVAQAVAPESRVVYVDNDPIVLSYGRALLDENPNVAIVGADMTDTGAVHGDGRVRELIDFTEPVAALFVSVLHCVPDKADPAGMIRRTVERLAPGSVVVICQLVSERAEIRDAVTRLMEEQTGGRWGRVRTQEEVRGYFEGLRIEEPGLLDVTDWLPDRDPRFVRRQLTDEWIEYGGLALVP from the coding sequence ATGAGCGAATCCGTCTGGCATGAGCCCGTTGATGTGAGCGTGCCGAGCGCCGCCCGGATGTACGACTGGCTGCTGGGCGGCCGCAACAACTTCCCCTCCGACCGCGCGGCCTGCGAGCAGCTGCTGGAGATCGCCCCCAGCACGAAGGAACTCGCCCTGAACAACCGGGCGTTCCTGCGCCGGGTGGTCCGGGAGATCGCACAGCGCTACGGGATCCGCCAGTTCATCGACCACGGCTCGGGCCTGCCCGTCCAGGACAACGTGCACCAGGTCGCCCAGGCGGTCGCCCCGGAGAGCCGGGTGGTCTACGTGGACAACGACCCCATCGTCCTCAGCTACGGCCGGGCCCTGCTGGACGAGAACCCGAACGTGGCCATCGTCGGCGCCGACATGACCGACACCGGTGCCGTCCACGGTGACGGGCGGGTGCGGGAGCTGATCGACTTCACCGAGCCGGTCGCGGCCCTGTTCGTCTCCGTCCTGCACTGCGTCCCCGACAAGGCGGACCCGGCCGGCATGATCCGCCGCACCGTCGAGCGCCTCGCCCCGGGCAGCGTCGTGGTCATCTGCCAACTGGTCAGCGAGCGCGCCGAGATCCGCGACGCCGTGACCCGGTTGATGGAGGAGCAGACCGGTGGCAGGTGGGGGCGGGTGCGCACGCAGGAGGAGGTCCGCGGCTACTTCGAGGGCCTCCGGATCGAGGAGCCCGGCCTGCTGGACGTCACGGACTGGCTGCCCGACCGCGATCCGCGCTTCGTCCGGCGGCAGTTGACCGACGAGTGGATCGAGTACGGCGGGCTCGCCCTCGTCCCCTGA
- a CDS encoding TerD family protein has translation MHQLTKGANAELFAEGDEPGPVTVALSWTDPTGTGDADVSVLLLGADGKVRGDADFLFYNCPSTPDSSVQLLGKVPTGSGTRDRILLDLAALPAEVHQVVLAASRYAGATFGELAELRLAVLDGGGDALVAFDIPEAGEETAFVFGEIYRRGGAWKFRAVGQGYRSGLGGLAGDFGIDVDQDEEAAQAGPATAPAAPSAPGAPGAAGAGAVAGVAGPGPAAAGGAAAAAAAGPKRAVRTAKKRVTLPKAAKADLADHPSWKQARLFSVAGLKNELDRENRATSTLLAVMAEVPEFGRRITAMFNAPAGTVQTFAETSFKHADSTVRPDGTIRVSRAGKIWTALVETKTGGSPLKSEQVQAYLDVAHRHGYETVITLSNDLALDGEPPVTVDRRRARKVALRHLSWAEVAHEAHLLCHHEGVVNPAHAWLLSEFLHYLRHENSGCHGFQNMGPAWVTVRNAISEGTLRAGDRNALRVVENWERLTRQLCLRLGGELGVPVSPVLRGGRRTEPAVRRERAVEELAAGGRMRSELAVPGLPGPIVLEADLRTGRIETTVEVAAAERSRALSRVQWLLRQLTDAPAELRIEALTGEGGPGPCELLRALRVEPGLLVPGDGSEIRAFRLTLPAGMGTRRGAEETGFIRSVDTVVDRFLNEVVRGLKPAE, from the coding sequence GTGCACCAGTTGACCAAGGGCGCCAATGCCGAACTGTTCGCCGAGGGGGACGAACCGGGGCCGGTGACGGTCGCCCTGAGCTGGACCGACCCGACCGGCACGGGCGACGCCGACGTGTCGGTGCTGCTGCTGGGGGCGGACGGCAAGGTGCGCGGGGACGCCGACTTCCTCTTCTACAACTGCCCCTCGACGCCCGACAGTTCGGTGCAGCTCCTGGGCAAGGTGCCGACCGGCAGCGGCACCCGGGACCGCATCCTGCTCGACCTCGCGGCGCTGCCCGCCGAGGTGCACCAGGTCGTCCTGGCGGCCAGCCGCTACGCCGGGGCCACCTTCGGCGAGCTCGCCGAACTCCGGCTGGCCGTGCTGGACGGCGGCGGCGACGCCCTGGTGGCCTTCGACATCCCGGAGGCGGGGGAGGAGACCGCGTTCGTCTTCGGCGAGATCTACCGGCGCGGCGGCGCGTGGAAGTTCCGCGCGGTGGGCCAGGGCTACCGCTCCGGGCTCGGCGGCCTCGCCGGGGACTTCGGCATCGACGTCGACCAGGACGAGGAGGCGGCGCAGGCCGGGCCGGCCACCGCACCGGCCGCTCCGAGCGCACCGGGCGCACCGGGCGCCGCGGGCGCCGGGGCCGTCGCCGGGGTCGCCGGGCCGGGGCCCGCTGCGGCCGGGGGCGCCGCAGCCGCCGCAGCCGCCGGGCCGAAGCGCGCGGTGCGCACCGCCAAGAAGCGGGTCACCCTGCCGAAGGCCGCGAAGGCCGACCTCGCCGACCACCCGTCCTGGAAGCAGGCCCGGCTGTTCTCGGTGGCCGGGCTGAAGAACGAACTGGACCGGGAGAACCGGGCCACCTCCACCCTGCTGGCGGTGATGGCCGAGGTACCGGAGTTCGGCCGCCGGATCACCGCCATGTTCAACGCCCCCGCGGGCACCGTCCAGACCTTCGCCGAGACGAGCTTCAAGCACGCCGACAGCACCGTCCGCCCCGACGGCACGATCCGGGTCAGCCGGGCCGGGAAGATCTGGACCGCCCTGGTGGAGACCAAGACCGGCGGCAGCCCGCTCAAGTCCGAGCAGGTGCAGGCGTACCTCGACGTGGCCCACCGGCACGGCTACGAGACGGTCATCACCCTCTCCAACGACCTCGCCCTGGACGGCGAGCCGCCGGTGACGGTCGACCGGCGCCGGGCCCGCAAGGTCGCGCTGCGGCACCTGTCCTGGGCGGAGGTGGCGCACGAGGCGCACCTGCTGTGCCACCACGAGGGCGTGGTCAACCCCGCGCACGCCTGGCTGCTGAGCGAGTTCCTGCACTACCTGCGGCACGAGAACTCGGGCTGCCACGGCTTCCAGAACATGGGCCCGGCCTGGGTGACGGTCCGCAACGCGATCTCCGAGGGCACCCTGCGGGCCGGGGACCGCAACGCGCTGCGGGTGGTCGAGAACTGGGAACGGCTCACCCGGCAGCTGTGCCTGCGCCTGGGCGGCGAACTCGGCGTGCCGGTCTCCCCGGTGCTGCGCGGCGGCCGGCGCACCGAACCGGCCGTCCGCCGGGAGCGGGCGGTGGAGGAGCTGGCCGCCGGCGGCCGGATGCGCTCCGAACTGGCGGTGCCCGGCCTGCCCGGGCCGATCGTGCTGGAGGCGGACCTGCGCACCGGCCGGATCGAGACCACCGTCGAGGTGGCCGCCGCCGAGCGCTCCAGGGCGCTCTCCCGGGTCCAGTGGCTGCTGCGGCAGCTCACCGACGCCCCGGCCGAGCTGCGGATCGAGGCGCTGACCGGCGAGGGCGGCCCCGGCCCGTGCGAACTGCTGCGGGCGCTGCGGGTCGAACCCGGCCTGCTGGTGCCCGGCGACGGTTCGGAGATCCGGGCGTTCCGGCTGACCCTGCCGGCCGGCATGGGCACCAGGCGGGGCGCGGAGGAGACCGGGTTCATCCGCAGCGTGGACACCGTCGTCGACCGGTTCCTGAACGAGGTGGTCCGGGGGCTGAAGCCCGCCGAATGA
- a CDS encoding class I SAM-dependent RNA methyltransferase: protein MRQPSGDPLVGERYEVEVGPVAHGGHCVARHEGRVLFVRHALPGERVVALVTEGTTTSRFLRADAVEVLEASKDRIEAPCPFSGPGKCGGCDWQHVTPGGQRKLKAAVLTEQLAKLAGLTPEEARWDGSVEPVGGKLPAGEVPAWRTRVQYAVDEEGAIGLRKHRSHDVQPIDRCLIAAPGVTELGIEARDWTGVASVEAIAASGSSDRQVILRPLPGEQLPLVELDRETSIARIDEQDLFHRVHGRTFVRERAVDRTWRVSEGGFWQIHPEAPGTLVDAVLAGLDPQWGESALDLYCGVGLFAGALAERVGEEGAVLGIESGKQAVADARHNLAALEHVRIECDKVETLLPRTGITSTDLIVLDPPRSGAGRDTVAHLSSLAARRIAYVACDPAALARDLAFFREGGYRPVSLRAFDLFPMTQHFECVAILEPVAR, encoded by the coding sequence CTGCGGCAGCCGAGCGGCGACCCGCTGGTCGGCGAGCGCTACGAGGTCGAGGTCGGGCCGGTCGCGCACGGCGGCCACTGCGTGGCCCGGCACGAGGGCCGGGTGCTGTTCGTCCGGCACGCGCTGCCCGGCGAGCGGGTCGTCGCCCTGGTCACCGAGGGCACCACCACCTCGCGCTTCCTGCGGGCCGACGCGGTGGAGGTGCTGGAGGCCTCCAAGGACCGGATCGAGGCGCCCTGCCCGTTCTCCGGCCCCGGCAAGTGCGGCGGCTGCGACTGGCAGCACGTCACCCCCGGCGGGCAGCGCAAGCTCAAGGCCGCCGTCCTCACCGAGCAGCTCGCCAAGCTGGCCGGCCTCACCCCCGAGGAGGCCCGCTGGGACGGCTCGGTCGAACCGGTCGGCGGCAAGCTCCCCGCGGGCGAGGTGCCGGCCTGGCGCACCCGGGTCCAGTACGCGGTGGACGAGGAGGGCGCGATCGGCCTGCGCAAGCACCGCTCGCACGACGTCCAGCCGATCGACCGCTGCCTGATCGCCGCGCCCGGCGTCACCGAGCTCGGCATCGAGGCGCGGGACTGGACCGGGGTGGCCTCCGTCGAGGCGATCGCCGCCTCCGGCTCCTCGGACCGGCAGGTGATCCTGCGGCCGCTGCCCGGCGAGCAGCTGCCGCTGGTCGAACTGGACCGCGAGACGTCCATCGCCCGGATCGACGAGCAGGACCTGTTCCACCGCGTCCACGGCCGCACCTTCGTCCGCGAGCGCGCCGTCGACCGCACCTGGCGGGTCTCCGAGGGCGGCTTCTGGCAGATCCACCCGGAGGCCCCCGGGACCCTGGTCGACGCCGTCCTGGCCGGGCTCGACCCGCAGTGGGGCGAGAGCGCGCTCGACCTGTACTGCGGCGTCGGCCTGTTCGCCGGCGCGCTCGCCGAACGGGTCGGCGAGGAGGGCGCGGTGCTCGGCATCGAGTCCGGCAAGCAGGCGGTGGCCGACGCCCGGCACAACCTGGCCGCGCTGGAGCACGTCCGGATCGAGTGCGACAAGGTCGAGACGCTGCTGCCGCGCACCGGGATCACCTCCACCGACCTGATCGTCCTCGACCCCCCGCGGTCCGGCGCCGGCCGCGACACCGTCGCCCACCTCAGCTCCCTGGCGGCCCGCCGCATCGCCTACGTCGCCTGCGACCCGGCCGCCCTCGCCCGCGACCTGGCCTTCTTCCGCGAGGGCGGCTACCGCCCGGTCTCGCTGCGGGCGTTCGACCTGTTCCCGATGACCCAGCACTTCGAGTGCGTGGCCATCCTGGAGCCGGTGGCGCGGTAA